A single Syngnathoides biaculeatus isolate LvHL_M chromosome 18, ASM1980259v1, whole genome shotgun sequence DNA region contains:
- the specc1 gene encoding cytospin-B isoform X5, which translates to MMKTGATKLGIPKAALHERPKQASSAPSSSFSTTTSTAMRTSRSSNMLASDQRLSRMKRANSDDALTKPALGAAASGLRMKKTVTTGAISDLAEARPRSLAGCQTTKKSGIPAPREIPSSITRDRISLRDQLRSSSTKRIVSSASTSSLSTLAKQTRSSTKCRGEAEGQEKSLLECQVRELLAEAKAKDLEISNLRMELQRCKGKATTSSPLPSAVSVSPQELSLEKEGKLTEALVLIHELREKNAKFQRELANLREENQVLKRRVLSFETLPLSVSPPKPQNSLLPDTSPTTSLIKKSVSPSSVKDSPSPDSSEFEKIPRSESISSNVSSEATAGGHDVSVRSLTEQIHKMEENHHSTAEELQATLQELSDQQQVVQELTTENERLAEEKRLLQTSLQQQRDRLELLSQKNEALASRLQEQAQAQAQREDEFRSQGPRLVELEQRYTELVESSRFEREKLVNIQQQLTGSLRALEEEHQEAQGQVHGLQEEMDRLHTQLNRELEARGEGARSAQEQRATIECLRMENNRLKAQVDIERQKVGELKAMQSASDSTELQSLLKTAHAERDRLEQELTELKQDLLQAQDETEHVQASMSKVEAKGQQVQERAEMREEELTRRVSALEEAGILGEKQVKEMKETIFELEDQVEQQRAINLHTNQTVVDLENLVKNIEEQKIEAERQLKVFSRQMKEEKDEWRRFQADLQTAVVVANDIKVEAQQELRTLRRQLQEEQDRNTKLSLDLETLQGVRSQGDDLQKSPCDSSRKWGSVILSPPTDANGDAGQESGATVKSPDRPAGGQNGPSLTVQIHSSPRSPLSGIPTRTAPAAAVSPIQRQSYIKPLSELLEKRISHRDFVHPHRKFSASGEDTKPNILMRKSPSLESIFKSPASLRSRTASFGCNQANSMFSTDPLAALAREYGGSRRNALLKWCQKKTQGYPNIDVTNFSSSWSDGLAFCALLHTYLPAHIPYQELISQDKIRNLTLAFQAAESIGIKPSLEKNPQGHLLT; encoded by the exons GTTGTCAAACAACTAAGAAGTCCGGTATTCCGGCACCAAGAGAAATCCCATCTTCAATTACAAGGGACCGCATCTCCCTGAGGGACCAGTTGAGGAGCTCATCCACTAAAAGGATTGTTTCAAGTGCCAGCACATCCAGTCTCTCTACCCTGGCAAAGCAAACACGAAGTTCAACAAAGTGCCGTGGAGAAGCAGAAGGACAGGAAAAGAGCCTCCTGGAATGTCAGGTTAGAGAGCTGTTAGCTGAAGCCAAGGCTAAAGACTTGGAGATCAGCAATCTCCGCATGGAGTTGCAACGTTGCAAAGGTAAAGCCACCACTTCCTCCCCGTTACCATCAGCCGTCTCAGTATCACCTCAAGAGCTGTCTCTAGAAAAAGAGGGAAAGCTCACAGAGGCTCTTGTACTCATTCATGagctgagggaaaaaaatgcaaaatttcaGCGAGAGCTAGCAAACCTCAGAGAAGAGAACCAAGTGCTAAAGAGAAGAGTTCTTTCTTTTGAGACCTTACCATTGTCTGTTAGCCCTCCTAAACCTCAAAATAGCCTACTGCCAGACACCAGCCCAACTACCAGCCTCATTAAAAAATCTGTCTCCCCCAGTTCTGTGAAGGACTCACCTTCACCTGACTCATCAGAGTTTGAGAAGATCCCACGTTCAGAGTCGATCAGCAGCAATGTCAGCAGTGAAGCCACTGCAGGTGGGCATGATGTATCTGTACGGAGCCTAACTGAACAGATCcacaaaatggaggaaaaccACCACAGTACTGCAGAGGAACTACAGGCCACTCTGCAAGAGCTTTCTGACCAGCAGCAAGTGGTGCAAGAATTGACTACTGAGAATGAGCGCCTGGCTGAGGAGAAGCGCCTCCTCCAGACCTCACTCCAGCAGCAAAGAGATCGTTTAGAGCTTCTCTCCCAAAAGAATGAGGCATTGGCTAGCCGACTTCAAGAGCAGGCCCAGGCCCAGGCCCAGAGGGAGGATGAGTTCAGGAGCCAAGGTCCTCGACTTGTCGAACTAGAGCAAAGGTACACTGAGCTGGTTGAGAGCTCACGATTTGAACGGGAGAAGCTGGTGAACATCCAACAGCAGTTAACAGGCAGCCTACGAGCTCTTGAGGAGGAGCACCAGGAGGCGCAGGGCCAGGTGCATGGGCTCCAAGAAGAGATGGATAGGCTGCATACCCAACTAAACCGGGAGCTGGAAGCCAGGGGTGAAGGTGCACGGTCAGCACAAGAGCAGAGAGCTACAATTGAATGTCTCAGAATGGAAAATAATAGGCTGAAGGCACAGGTGGACATAGAGAGGCAGAAGGTGGGTGAGTTGAAGGCCATGCAGAGTGCCAGCGATAGTACTGAGCTGCAGAGCCTCCTCAAGACAGCCCACGCTGAGAGAGACCGACTGGAGCAGGAGTTGACAGAACTGAAGCAGGACCTACTGCAGGCCCAAGATGAGACTGAGCACGTACAAGCTAGCATGTCCAAG GTGGAGGCCAAAGGCCAGCAGGTCCAGGAAAGAGCCGagatgagggaggaggagctcaCCAGGCGGGTGAGTGCCTTGGAGGAGGCGGGCATCCTGGGCGAGAAACAGGTGAAGGAAATGAAGGAGACCATCTTTGAACTGGAGGACCAAGTGGAGCAGCAACGGGCCATCAACCTCCATACGAATCAAACAGTCGTCGACTTAGAGA ATCTTGTTAAAAACATCGAAGAGCAGAAAATTGAAGCAGAACGACAACTGAAAGTTTTTAGTAGGCAGATGAAG gAGGAAAAAGATGAGTGGCGTCGGTTTCAGGCCGATCTCCAAACAGCAGTGGTGGTTGCCAATGACATCAAGGTGGAAGCCCAACAGGAGCTCCGTACACTCAGAAGGCAGCTGCAGGAGGAGCAGGATCGCAATACCAAGCTTTCTTTGGACCTGGAGACCCTGCAAGGTGTCAG ATCTCAAGGTGATGATTTacaaaagtccccttgtgacaGCAGTCGTAAGTGGGGCAGTGTGATCCTAAGCCCCCCTACTGATGCCAATGGTGATGCCGGTCAGGAGTCTGGAGCTACTGTGAAGTCCCCTGATAGGCCTGCTGGAGGACAGA ATGGACCCAGCCTGACAGTTCAAATCCACAGTTCGCCGAGAAGTCCACTAAGTGGAATCCCTACGCGCACAGCACCTGCCGCTGCAGTCTCGCCAATCCAG AGGCAGTCGTACATAAAGCCCTTGTCAGAGTTGTTGGAAAAAAGAATCAGTCACAGAGACTTTGTTCATCCTCACA GAAAATTTTCAGCCAGTGGAGAAGATACAAAACCAAACATCCTGATGAGGAAGAGTCCATCCCTGGAGTCTATATTCAAAAGTCCCGCGTCCCTGAGGAGCCGTACGGCTTCTTTTGGCTGCAACCAGGCCAACAGCATGTTCAG TACGGACCCCTTGGCTGCACTCGCGCGGGAGTATGGGGGATCTCGGAGGAATGCTCTACTGAAGTGGTGCCAGAAGAAAACACAAGGCTATCCG aataTTGACGTGACCAACTTCAGCAGCAGTTGGAGTGATGGTTTGGCTTTTTGTGCCCTCCTGCACACGTATTTGCCTGCTCACATCCCTTACCAGGAACTCATCAGTCAAGATAAG ATCCGCAACCTGACGCTGGCTTTCCAGGCCGCCGAGAGCATCGGAATCAAACCTTCCCTG GAGAAGAATCCCCAAGGCCACTTGCTCACGTGA
- the specc1 gene encoding cytospin-B isoform X2, which yields MMKTGATKLGIPKAALHERPKQASSAPSSSFSTTTSTAMRTSRSSNMLASDQRLSRMKRANSDDALTKPALGAAASGLRMKKTVTTGAISDLAEARPRSLAGCQTTKKSGIPAPREIPSSITRDRISLRDQLRSSSTKRIVSSASTSSLSTLAKQTRSSTKCRGEAEGQEKSLLECQVRELLAEAKAKDLEISNLRMELQRCKGKATTSSPLPSAVSVSPQELSLEKEGKLTEALVLIHELREKNAKFQRELANLREENQVLKRRVLSFETLPLSVSPPKPQNSLLPDTSPTTSLIKKSVSPSSVKDSPSPDSSEFEKIPRSESISSNVSSEATAGGHDVSVRSLTEQIHKMEENHHSTAEELQATLQELSDQQQVVQELTTENERLAEEKRLLQTSLQQQRDRLELLSQKNEALASRLQEQAQAQAQREDEFRSQGPRLVELEQRYTELVESSRFEREKLVNIQQQLTGSLRALEEEHQEAQGQVHGLQEEMDRLHTQLNRELEARGEGARSAQEQRATIECLRMENNRLKAQVDIERQKVGELKAMQSASDSTELQSLLKTAHAERDRLEQELTELKQDLLQAQDETEHVQASMSKVEAKGQQVQERAEMREEELTRRVSALEEAGILGEKQVKEMKETIFELEDQVEQQRAINLHTNQTVVDLENLVKNIEEQKIEAERQLKVFSRQMKEEKDEWRRFQADLQTAVVVANDIKVEAQQELRTLRRQLQEEQDRNTKLSLDLETLQGVRSQGDDLQKSPCDSSRKWGSVILSPPTDANGDAGQESGATVKSPDRPAGGQNGPSLTVQIHSSPRSPLSGIPTRTAPAAAVSPIQRQSYIKPLSELLEKRISHRDFVHPHRKFSASGEDTKPNILMRKSPSLESIFKSPASLRSRTASFGCNQANSMFSTDPLAALAREYGGSRRNALLKWCQKKTQGYPNIDVTNFSSSWSDGLAFCALLHTYLPAHIPYQELISQDKFCSPHPHWRILNILDKMPTPLHSWIQSPVGRELPRTKLNKSVFVHRFNVTSLLVALSDWKFPQENLFIGSRSCNTFERLSRSKDFPM from the exons GTTGTCAAACAACTAAGAAGTCCGGTATTCCGGCACCAAGAGAAATCCCATCTTCAATTACAAGGGACCGCATCTCCCTGAGGGACCAGTTGAGGAGCTCATCCACTAAAAGGATTGTTTCAAGTGCCAGCACATCCAGTCTCTCTACCCTGGCAAAGCAAACACGAAGTTCAACAAAGTGCCGTGGAGAAGCAGAAGGACAGGAAAAGAGCCTCCTGGAATGTCAGGTTAGAGAGCTGTTAGCTGAAGCCAAGGCTAAAGACTTGGAGATCAGCAATCTCCGCATGGAGTTGCAACGTTGCAAAGGTAAAGCCACCACTTCCTCCCCGTTACCATCAGCCGTCTCAGTATCACCTCAAGAGCTGTCTCTAGAAAAAGAGGGAAAGCTCACAGAGGCTCTTGTACTCATTCATGagctgagggaaaaaaatgcaaaatttcaGCGAGAGCTAGCAAACCTCAGAGAAGAGAACCAAGTGCTAAAGAGAAGAGTTCTTTCTTTTGAGACCTTACCATTGTCTGTTAGCCCTCCTAAACCTCAAAATAGCCTACTGCCAGACACCAGCCCAACTACCAGCCTCATTAAAAAATCTGTCTCCCCCAGTTCTGTGAAGGACTCACCTTCACCTGACTCATCAGAGTTTGAGAAGATCCCACGTTCAGAGTCGATCAGCAGCAATGTCAGCAGTGAAGCCACTGCAGGTGGGCATGATGTATCTGTACGGAGCCTAACTGAACAGATCcacaaaatggaggaaaaccACCACAGTACTGCAGAGGAACTACAGGCCACTCTGCAAGAGCTTTCTGACCAGCAGCAAGTGGTGCAAGAATTGACTACTGAGAATGAGCGCCTGGCTGAGGAGAAGCGCCTCCTCCAGACCTCACTCCAGCAGCAAAGAGATCGTTTAGAGCTTCTCTCCCAAAAGAATGAGGCATTGGCTAGCCGACTTCAAGAGCAGGCCCAGGCCCAGGCCCAGAGGGAGGATGAGTTCAGGAGCCAAGGTCCTCGACTTGTCGAACTAGAGCAAAGGTACACTGAGCTGGTTGAGAGCTCACGATTTGAACGGGAGAAGCTGGTGAACATCCAACAGCAGTTAACAGGCAGCCTACGAGCTCTTGAGGAGGAGCACCAGGAGGCGCAGGGCCAGGTGCATGGGCTCCAAGAAGAGATGGATAGGCTGCATACCCAACTAAACCGGGAGCTGGAAGCCAGGGGTGAAGGTGCACGGTCAGCACAAGAGCAGAGAGCTACAATTGAATGTCTCAGAATGGAAAATAATAGGCTGAAGGCACAGGTGGACATAGAGAGGCAGAAGGTGGGTGAGTTGAAGGCCATGCAGAGTGCCAGCGATAGTACTGAGCTGCAGAGCCTCCTCAAGACAGCCCACGCTGAGAGAGACCGACTGGAGCAGGAGTTGACAGAACTGAAGCAGGACCTACTGCAGGCCCAAGATGAGACTGAGCACGTACAAGCTAGCATGTCCAAG GTGGAGGCCAAAGGCCAGCAGGTCCAGGAAAGAGCCGagatgagggaggaggagctcaCCAGGCGGGTGAGTGCCTTGGAGGAGGCGGGCATCCTGGGCGAGAAACAGGTGAAGGAAATGAAGGAGACCATCTTTGAACTGGAGGACCAAGTGGAGCAGCAACGGGCCATCAACCTCCATACGAATCAAACAGTCGTCGACTTAGAGA ATCTTGTTAAAAACATCGAAGAGCAGAAAATTGAAGCAGAACGACAACTGAAAGTTTTTAGTAGGCAGATGAAG gAGGAAAAAGATGAGTGGCGTCGGTTTCAGGCCGATCTCCAAACAGCAGTGGTGGTTGCCAATGACATCAAGGTGGAAGCCCAACAGGAGCTCCGTACACTCAGAAGGCAGCTGCAGGAGGAGCAGGATCGCAATACCAAGCTTTCTTTGGACCTGGAGACCCTGCAAGGTGTCAG ATCTCAAGGTGATGATTTacaaaagtccccttgtgacaGCAGTCGTAAGTGGGGCAGTGTGATCCTAAGCCCCCCTACTGATGCCAATGGTGATGCCGGTCAGGAGTCTGGAGCTACTGTGAAGTCCCCTGATAGGCCTGCTGGAGGACAGA ATGGACCCAGCCTGACAGTTCAAATCCACAGTTCGCCGAGAAGTCCACTAAGTGGAATCCCTACGCGCACAGCACCTGCCGCTGCAGTCTCGCCAATCCAG AGGCAGTCGTACATAAAGCCCTTGTCAGAGTTGTTGGAAAAAAGAATCAGTCACAGAGACTTTGTTCATCCTCACA GAAAATTTTCAGCCAGTGGAGAAGATACAAAACCAAACATCCTGATGAGGAAGAGTCCATCCCTGGAGTCTATATTCAAAAGTCCCGCGTCCCTGAGGAGCCGTACGGCTTCTTTTGGCTGCAACCAGGCCAACAGCATGTTCAG TACGGACCCCTTGGCTGCACTCGCGCGGGAGTATGGGGGATCTCGGAGGAATGCTCTACTGAAGTGGTGCCAGAAGAAAACACAAGGCTATCCG aataTTGACGTGACCAACTTCAGCAGCAGTTGGAGTGATGGTTTGGCTTTTTGTGCCCTCCTGCACACGTATTTGCCTGCTCACATCCCTTACCAGGAACTCATCAGTCAAGATAAG TTTTGCAGCCCACACCCACATTGGCGCATACTGAACATACTGGACAAGATGCCAACTCCCTTGCATTCTTGGATCCAGTCACCAGTGGGTCGTGAGCTCCCACGTACAAAACTGAACAAGTCGGTGTTCGTGCATAGATTTAATGTCACAAGTCTACTCGTGGCTCTTTCGGATTGGAAGTTTCCACAGGAAAATCTTTTCATCGGATCAAG GAGCTGCAATACTTTTGAGCGTTTGTCCAGATCCAAAGACTTTCCAATGTAG
- the specc1 gene encoding cytospin-B isoform X1, whose amino-acid sequence MMKTGATKLGIPKAALHERPKQASSAPSSSFSTTTSTAMRTSRSSNMLASDQRLSRMKRANSDDALTKPALGAAASGLRMKKTVTTGAISDLAEARPRSLAGCQTTKKSGIPAPREIPSSITRDRISLRDQLRSSSTKRIVSSASTSSLSTLAKQTRSSTKCRGEAEGQEKSLLECQVRELLAEAKAKDLEISNLRMELQRCKGKATTSSPLPSAVSVSPQELSLEKEGKLTEALVLIHELREKNAKFQRELANLREENQVLKRRVLSFETLPLSVSPPKPQNSLLPDTSPTTSLIKKSVSPSSVKDSPSPDSSEFEKIPRSESISSNVSSEATAGGHDVSVRSLTEQIHKMEENHHSTAEELQATLQELSDQQQVVQELTTENERLAEEKRLLQTSLQQQRDRLELLSQKNEALASRLQEQAQAQAQREDEFRSQGPRLVELEQRYTELVESSRFEREKLVNIQQQLTGSLRALEEEHQEAQGQVHGLQEEMDRLHTQLNRELEARGEGARSAQEQRATIECLRMENNRLKAQVDIERQKVGELKAMQSASDSTELQSLLKTAHAERDRLEQELTELKQDLLQAQDETEHVQASMSKVEAKGQQVQERAEMREEELTRRVSALEEAGILGEKQVKEMKETIFELEDQVEQQRAINLHTNQTVVDLENLVKNIEEQKIEAERQLKVFSRQMKEEKDEWRRFQADLQTAVVVANDIKVEAQQELRTLRRQLQEEQDRNTKLSLDLETLQGVRSQGDDLQKSPCDSSRKWGSVILSPPTDANGDAGQESGATVKSPDRPAGGQNGPSLTVQIHSSPRSPLSGIPTRTAPAAAVSPIQRQSYIKPLSELLEKRISHRDFVHPHRKFSASGEDTKPNILMRKSPSLESIFKSPASLRSRTASFGCNQANSMFSTDPLAALAREYGGSRRNALLKWCQKKTQGYPNIDVTNFSSSWSDGLAFCALLHTYLPAHIPYQELISQDKFCSPHPHWRILNILDKMPTPLHSWIQSPVGRELPRTKLNKSVFVHRFNVTSLLVALSDWKFPQENLFIGSRLRSCNTFERLSRSKDFPM is encoded by the exons GTTGTCAAACAACTAAGAAGTCCGGTATTCCGGCACCAAGAGAAATCCCATCTTCAATTACAAGGGACCGCATCTCCCTGAGGGACCAGTTGAGGAGCTCATCCACTAAAAGGATTGTTTCAAGTGCCAGCACATCCAGTCTCTCTACCCTGGCAAAGCAAACACGAAGTTCAACAAAGTGCCGTGGAGAAGCAGAAGGACAGGAAAAGAGCCTCCTGGAATGTCAGGTTAGAGAGCTGTTAGCTGAAGCCAAGGCTAAAGACTTGGAGATCAGCAATCTCCGCATGGAGTTGCAACGTTGCAAAGGTAAAGCCACCACTTCCTCCCCGTTACCATCAGCCGTCTCAGTATCACCTCAAGAGCTGTCTCTAGAAAAAGAGGGAAAGCTCACAGAGGCTCTTGTACTCATTCATGagctgagggaaaaaaatgcaaaatttcaGCGAGAGCTAGCAAACCTCAGAGAAGAGAACCAAGTGCTAAAGAGAAGAGTTCTTTCTTTTGAGACCTTACCATTGTCTGTTAGCCCTCCTAAACCTCAAAATAGCCTACTGCCAGACACCAGCCCAACTACCAGCCTCATTAAAAAATCTGTCTCCCCCAGTTCTGTGAAGGACTCACCTTCACCTGACTCATCAGAGTTTGAGAAGATCCCACGTTCAGAGTCGATCAGCAGCAATGTCAGCAGTGAAGCCACTGCAGGTGGGCATGATGTATCTGTACGGAGCCTAACTGAACAGATCcacaaaatggaggaaaaccACCACAGTACTGCAGAGGAACTACAGGCCACTCTGCAAGAGCTTTCTGACCAGCAGCAAGTGGTGCAAGAATTGACTACTGAGAATGAGCGCCTGGCTGAGGAGAAGCGCCTCCTCCAGACCTCACTCCAGCAGCAAAGAGATCGTTTAGAGCTTCTCTCCCAAAAGAATGAGGCATTGGCTAGCCGACTTCAAGAGCAGGCCCAGGCCCAGGCCCAGAGGGAGGATGAGTTCAGGAGCCAAGGTCCTCGACTTGTCGAACTAGAGCAAAGGTACACTGAGCTGGTTGAGAGCTCACGATTTGAACGGGAGAAGCTGGTGAACATCCAACAGCAGTTAACAGGCAGCCTACGAGCTCTTGAGGAGGAGCACCAGGAGGCGCAGGGCCAGGTGCATGGGCTCCAAGAAGAGATGGATAGGCTGCATACCCAACTAAACCGGGAGCTGGAAGCCAGGGGTGAAGGTGCACGGTCAGCACAAGAGCAGAGAGCTACAATTGAATGTCTCAGAATGGAAAATAATAGGCTGAAGGCACAGGTGGACATAGAGAGGCAGAAGGTGGGTGAGTTGAAGGCCATGCAGAGTGCCAGCGATAGTACTGAGCTGCAGAGCCTCCTCAAGACAGCCCACGCTGAGAGAGACCGACTGGAGCAGGAGTTGACAGAACTGAAGCAGGACCTACTGCAGGCCCAAGATGAGACTGAGCACGTACAAGCTAGCATGTCCAAG GTGGAGGCCAAAGGCCAGCAGGTCCAGGAAAGAGCCGagatgagggaggaggagctcaCCAGGCGGGTGAGTGCCTTGGAGGAGGCGGGCATCCTGGGCGAGAAACAGGTGAAGGAAATGAAGGAGACCATCTTTGAACTGGAGGACCAAGTGGAGCAGCAACGGGCCATCAACCTCCATACGAATCAAACAGTCGTCGACTTAGAGA ATCTTGTTAAAAACATCGAAGAGCAGAAAATTGAAGCAGAACGACAACTGAAAGTTTTTAGTAGGCAGATGAAG gAGGAAAAAGATGAGTGGCGTCGGTTTCAGGCCGATCTCCAAACAGCAGTGGTGGTTGCCAATGACATCAAGGTGGAAGCCCAACAGGAGCTCCGTACACTCAGAAGGCAGCTGCAGGAGGAGCAGGATCGCAATACCAAGCTTTCTTTGGACCTGGAGACCCTGCAAGGTGTCAG ATCTCAAGGTGATGATTTacaaaagtccccttgtgacaGCAGTCGTAAGTGGGGCAGTGTGATCCTAAGCCCCCCTACTGATGCCAATGGTGATGCCGGTCAGGAGTCTGGAGCTACTGTGAAGTCCCCTGATAGGCCTGCTGGAGGACAGA ATGGACCCAGCCTGACAGTTCAAATCCACAGTTCGCCGAGAAGTCCACTAAGTGGAATCCCTACGCGCACAGCACCTGCCGCTGCAGTCTCGCCAATCCAG AGGCAGTCGTACATAAAGCCCTTGTCAGAGTTGTTGGAAAAAAGAATCAGTCACAGAGACTTTGTTCATCCTCACA GAAAATTTTCAGCCAGTGGAGAAGATACAAAACCAAACATCCTGATGAGGAAGAGTCCATCCCTGGAGTCTATATTCAAAAGTCCCGCGTCCCTGAGGAGCCGTACGGCTTCTTTTGGCTGCAACCAGGCCAACAGCATGTTCAG TACGGACCCCTTGGCTGCACTCGCGCGGGAGTATGGGGGATCTCGGAGGAATGCTCTACTGAAGTGGTGCCAGAAGAAAACACAAGGCTATCCG aataTTGACGTGACCAACTTCAGCAGCAGTTGGAGTGATGGTTTGGCTTTTTGTGCCCTCCTGCACACGTATTTGCCTGCTCACATCCCTTACCAGGAACTCATCAGTCAAGATAAG TTTTGCAGCCCACACCCACATTGGCGCATACTGAACATACTGGACAAGATGCCAACTCCCTTGCATTCTTGGATCCAGTCACCAGTGGGTCGTGAGCTCCCACGTACAAAACTGAACAAGTCGGTGTTCGTGCATAGATTTAATGTCACAAGTCTACTCGTGGCTCTTTCGGATTGGAAGTTTCCACAGGAAAATCTTTTCATCGGATCAAGGTTAAG GAGCTGCAATACTTTTGAGCGTTTGTCCAGATCCAAAGACTTTCCAATGTAG